One window of the Halococcus agarilyticus genome contains the following:
- a CDS encoding GNAT family N-acetyltransferase — MFRDFVYYAEVYDVIVAESRRNEGVGERLMEAIVEHPALEAIDVIELLCREGLVPFYETCGFEVFDNRATVDDHEEAFVKMNYES, encoded by the coding sequence GTGTTCAGGGATTTCGTCTACTACGCCGAAGTCTACGACGTGATCGTTGCCGAATCGCGGCGCAACGAAGGGGTGGGCGAACGGCTCATGGAGGCGATCGTCGAGCATCCGGCTCTCGAAGCTATCGACGTGATCGAACTCCTCTGTCGTGAGGGGTTGGTTCCCTTCTACGAAACCTGCGGGTTCGAGGTGTTCGACAACCGAGCAACGGTGGACGATCACGAGGAGGCGTTCGTGAAGATGAACTACGAGTCGTAG
- the proS gene encoding proline--tRNA ligase, protein MSEPETQELGITESKEHSPGEWYAEVVQKAGLADYAPMGGFIVTRPRGYALWERIQDHLDGWFKDTGVQNAYFPLFIPESYLEREKDIVEGFDPEVAWVTQAGNDELDERLAVRPTSESIITPFMSQWIRSHRDLPMRLNQWCSVVRWEATDTKPFFRTKEFLWQEGHTAHRDEASAWEETMLRLDQYRRLHEDVLALPVLEGRKPEHDKFPGAHTTAAIESLMPDGKALQSATSHYLGDGFAEAFDVTYVDEDENEHVAHTASWGLSWRALGGMIMTHSDDQGLSLPPTLAPEQVVVVPIWQEDTRDEVLEYAADLAAELDEAGHRVELDDRDERNPGFKFNEWELKGVPLRIEIGPNEVEDNEATVVHRPDGESAVEDREGIAGAVGDHLDTIHAKLYAAAEQDLEENVREAESRNELLGTIGQHGGLVKTGWCGDEDCEAAIKDEIAAEIVLVPLERDTDPVHEECVVCDDAAVETAYFAKSY, encoded by the coding sequence ATGAGCGAGCCAGAGACACAGGAGCTCGGGATCACCGAGTCGAAGGAGCACAGCCCCGGCGAGTGGTACGCCGAAGTCGTCCAGAAGGCGGGTCTCGCGGACTACGCCCCGATGGGCGGGTTCATCGTCACGCGCCCCCGCGGGTACGCCCTCTGGGAGCGCATCCAGGATCACCTCGATGGGTGGTTCAAGGATACGGGAGTGCAGAACGCCTACTTCCCGCTGTTCATCCCCGAGAGCTACCTCGAACGCGAAAAGGACATCGTCGAGGGGTTCGACCCCGAGGTGGCGTGGGTAACGCAGGCCGGCAACGACGAACTCGACGAGCGCCTCGCGGTCCGACCCACCAGCGAGTCGATCATCACGCCGTTCATGAGCCAGTGGATCCGGAGCCACCGCGACCTCCCGATGCGACTGAACCAGTGGTGTTCGGTGGTGCGCTGGGAGGCAACGGATACGAAACCGTTCTTCCGCACGAAAGAGTTCCTCTGGCAGGAGGGCCACACCGCCCACCGCGACGAGGCAAGCGCGTGGGAGGAGACCATGCTTCGACTCGACCAGTACCGCCGACTCCACGAGGACGTGCTCGCGCTCCCGGTGCTGGAGGGCCGCAAGCCCGAACACGACAAGTTCCCCGGTGCGCACACCACCGCGGCGATCGAGTCGCTGATGCCCGACGGCAAGGCACTCCAGTCCGCCACCAGTCACTACCTGGGTGATGGGTTCGCCGAGGCGTTCGACGTGACCTACGTCGACGAGGACGAGAACGAACACGTCGCCCACACCGCCTCGTGGGGGCTGTCGTGGCGCGCGCTCGGCGGGATGATCATGACCCATTCGGACGACCAGGGACTCAGCCTCCCGCCGACGCTCGCGCCCGAGCAGGTGGTCGTCGTGCCGATCTGGCAGGAAGACACCCGCGACGAGGTGCTGGAGTACGCTGCCGACCTCGCCGCGGAGCTCGACGAGGCGGGCCACCGGGTCGAACTCGACGACCGCGACGAGCGCAACCCCGGGTTCAAGTTCAACGAGTGGGAGCTCAAGGGCGTCCCGCTCCGGATCGAGATCGGGCCGAACGAGGTCGAGGACAACGAAGCGACCGTCGTCCACCGCCCCGACGGCGAGTCGGCGGTCGAGGACCGCGAGGGGATCGCCGGCGCGGTCGGCGACCATCTCGATACGATCCACGCGAAGCTCTACGCCGCCGCCGAACAGGACTTGGAGGAGAACGTCCGCGAGGCCGAGAGTCGCAACGAGCTGCTGGGAACCATCGGCCAGCATGGCGGTCTCGTCAAAACTGGCTGGTGCGGCGACGAGGACTGCGAGGCCGCGATCAAGGACGAGATCGCCGCCGAGATCGTGCTGGTGCCCCTCGAACGCGACACCGACCCCGTTCACGAGGAGTGTGTGGTCTGTGACGATGCAGCGGTCGAGACGGCATACTTCGCCAAGTCCTACTGA
- a CDS encoding SHOCT domain-containing protein gives MGWLRDNALAVWLGVLLVSGVLLTVVLGYVGLVVTTALGSGAGAVGVLSGLAFPYLPIVAVLVVATVISGLGFSWSLLRRLSIPRSERLQSAAERVEREYPAIDGLGLSETVVPPEPSTEDALDDLKRRYVTGEIDETTFERKLDRLVANESVDDATAAREREAVLDERSSERSS, from the coding sequence ATGGGCTGGCTCCGGGACAACGCGCTCGCCGTCTGGCTGGGTGTGTTGCTCGTCTCCGGTGTTCTCCTGACCGTCGTGCTCGGGTACGTCGGGCTCGTGGTCACCACCGCGCTCGGCAGCGGAGCGGGAGCCGTCGGCGTTCTGTCCGGACTCGCGTTCCCTTATCTCCCCATCGTGGCCGTGCTGGTGGTGGCTACTGTCATCTCGGGGCTCGGGTTCAGCTGGTCGTTGCTGCGACGACTGTCGATCCCGCGGAGCGAGCGGCTCCAGTCGGCGGCCGAGCGCGTCGAGCGCGAGTACCCGGCAATCGACGGACTTGGCCTCTCTGAGACCGTGGTCCCGCCAGAGCCATCGACCGAGGACGCCCTCGACGACCTGAAACGCCGGTACGTCACGGGCGAGATCGACGAGACGACGTTCGAACGCAAGCTCGATCGGCTGGTGGCGAACGAGTCAGTCGACGACGCCACCGCCGCCCGCGAGCGCGAGGCCGTCTTGGACGAGCGCTCCAGCGAACGCTCGTCGTGA
- the gltB gene encoding glutamate synthase large subunit — MTQQPPSGEGSAATAGLADPTDVRANCGVGVVMDLDGGTDRSVVADGLELLANLEHRGTTGAEESTGDGAGIMVQTPHDFFADELDISLPDSYAVGSLFLPQDDEAREELQTLVADTLAEYDLSVRHWRSVPTDNGDLGQTALDSEPAVYQAFVVPEADDPIDDESFDHRLYVGRRAIEKRVTEHDPDGSERFYICSLDRQTLVYKGLLKGDQLAGYYPDLTDSRLRSTFVLVHARFSTNTLGAWHLAHPYRGIIHNGEINTIQGNVNWMRARETDVSTEKFDVDAVKPVIADENQSDTASVDNALELLMQSGRDLPHALRLLIPEAFRGEEHDMSDEREAFYDFHASLSEPWDGPALVAATDGTRVGAVLDRNGFRPCRYEVTTDDRLVMASETGALDLDPAEVEERGRLEPGQLFLADPEEGRVVPDAEVFDDLTDPKYAEWVEQEQVQLDDIAGDAAHEHAERESGETVGDLRSHQALYGYTHDELDNLLEPMATKGKDPVGSMGDDTPLSVLSQFNRPLFTYFKQLFAQVTNPPLDYIREELVTSLETRLGHQRNLLDESPAHARQLVCDSPVLSDAETAAVKELDGDGANGLTTETIDITYDSDTDLETAVERVREEVTAAAEAGHDVLVLSDRAASADRVPIPSLLATGGVHHHLVRNGLRNHVGLVVESGDPRAVHHLATLVGYGAGAVNPYLAYQTIADLTAGADGAAREEAVASYVGALEDGLLKTMSKMGISTVQSYQGAQIFEAVGLESDFVTEYFEGTTARTEGIGIDEIETDLHDRHAIAFGDDPDIERQGEYEHRSDGIFHEWNPQSVGALQQAVRRGDYEQYQEFARLMNDQNEELQTLRGLLEFDSSRESIPIEDVEPVHEIVERFSTAAMSLGSLSPEMHETNSIAMNRLGAKSNTGEGGEPPERFGTEKECTVKQVASGRFGVTSEYLSSADELQIKMAQGSKPGEGGHLPGKKVNEMIAHVRYATPGVGLISPPPLHDIYSIEDLKQLIHDLKAANPAADINVKLVSEAGIGTIAAGVAKANADVVHISGHSGGTGASPRTSIKNAGLPWELGLAEANQLLRETRLRSRIRVSADGGMKTGRDVAVAALLGAEEYIFGTASLVTSGCVMARQCHENTCPVGVATQREELRERFPGEPEHVVNYMTFIAQELREIMAELGFETVEEMVGRPGVLRQRDDVTQEKAKKLDLSAVLAEPWADGDASGEGEGSSDEQRTKTREQNHEIDDQLDNELIADAEPAIERGESIHLDREISNVDRAVGATLSNEISKRHGGDGLDENSITVDFDGVAGQSFGAFLAAGVTLNLTGTANDYVGKGLSGGKLVVNTPERAPYEPEKNVLIGNVALYGATQGEVYVNGKAGERFAVRNSGVKGVVESVGDHGCEYMTGGAIAVLGETGKNFAAGMSGGVAYVLDREGDFESSVNHGMVSTTRELEDKDREMLRRLVANHVAYTGSDRGEYVLDNWETELEHVVKVMPDAYAEVIEERESADVRTQPPAHATTAGSERPVVEGGAD; from the coding sequence ATGACCCAGCAGCCACCCTCCGGAGAGGGTTCGGCGGCCACGGCAGGCCTCGCCGATCCCACGGACGTACGGGCGAACTGCGGCGTCGGCGTCGTCATGGATCTCGACGGCGGGACCGACCGTTCGGTCGTCGCCGACGGTCTCGAACTCCTCGCGAACCTCGAACACCGCGGCACGACCGGAGCCGAGGAGTCGACCGGCGACGGCGCGGGGATCATGGTCCAGACCCCACACGACTTCTTCGCCGACGAACTCGACATCTCACTGCCCGACTCCTATGCTGTCGGCTCGCTGTTTCTCCCGCAGGACGACGAAGCCCGCGAGGAACTCCAGACTCTCGTCGCCGACACGCTCGCCGAGTACGACCTCTCAGTACGTCACTGGCGATCGGTCCCGACCGACAACGGCGATCTCGGGCAGACGGCGCTCGATTCCGAACCCGCGGTCTATCAGGCGTTCGTCGTCCCGGAGGCGGACGATCCGATCGACGACGAGTCGTTCGACCATCGGCTCTACGTCGGCCGGCGTGCCATCGAGAAGCGTGTCACGGAGCACGATCCCGACGGGAGCGAGCGCTTCTACATCTGTTCGCTCGACCGTCAGACACTCGTCTACAAGGGTCTGCTGAAGGGCGACCAGCTCGCGGGCTACTACCCCGATCTCACCGATTCCCGACTCCGTTCGACGTTCGTCCTCGTTCACGCGCGCTTTTCGACCAACACGCTCGGTGCGTGGCATCTCGCGCACCCGTATCGGGGAATCATCCACAACGGCGAGATCAACACCATCCAGGGGAACGTCAACTGGATGCGCGCGCGCGAGACCGACGTCAGCACCGAGAAATTCGACGTCGATGCGGTGAAGCCCGTGATCGCCGACGAGAACCAATCCGACACCGCGAGCGTCGACAACGCCCTGGAACTCCTGATGCAATCGGGCCGGGACCTGCCCCACGCGCTACGACTCCTGATTCCGGAGGCCTTCAGGGGGGAAGAGCACGACATGAGCGACGAGCGCGAGGCGTTCTACGACTTCCACGCCTCGCTCTCGGAGCCGTGGGACGGCCCCGCGCTGGTGGCGGCCACCGACGGCACCCGGGTCGGCGCGGTGCTCGACCGCAACGGGTTTCGGCCCTGCCGGTACGAAGTCACGACCGACGACCGCCTAGTGATGGCGTCCGAAACCGGTGCGCTCGATCTCGACCCGGCCGAGGTCGAGGAGCGCGGCCGGCTCGAACCAGGCCAGCTGTTCCTCGCCGATCCCGAGGAGGGGCGGGTCGTGCCCGACGCGGAGGTGTTCGACGACCTCACCGATCCGAAGTACGCCGAGTGGGTCGAACAGGAACAGGTCCAGCTTGACGATATCGCCGGCGACGCGGCACACGAGCACGCCGAGCGCGAATCAGGCGAGACGGTCGGCGACCTGCGTTCCCATCAGGCGCTCTACGGCTACACCCACGACGAACTCGACAACCTGCTCGAACCGATGGCGACCAAGGGCAAGGACCCAGTCGGGTCGATGGGCGACGACACCCCTCTATCCGTTCTCTCGCAGTTCAACCGCCCCCTCTTTACGTACTTCAAACAGCTGTTCGCGCAAGTCACCAACCCGCCGCTGGATTACATCCGCGAGGAGCTCGTGACCTCGCTCGAAACCCGGCTCGGCCACCAGCGCAACCTCCTCGACGAGTCGCCGGCACACGCTCGCCAGCTCGTCTGTGACTCGCCGGTGCTCTCGGACGCCGAGACGGCGGCGGTCAAGGAACTCGATGGTGACGGCGCGAACGGCCTCACCACGGAAACGATCGACATCACGTACGACTCCGATACCGACCTCGAAACCGCGGTCGAGCGCGTCCGCGAGGAGGTCACCGCCGCGGCCGAGGCGGGCCACGACGTGCTCGTGCTCTCCGATCGAGCGGCGAGCGCGGATCGGGTACCGATTCCGAGCCTGCTCGCGACTGGCGGGGTCCACCACCACCTCGTGCGCAACGGGCTCCGCAACCACGTCGGGCTCGTCGTCGAGTCCGGCGATCCACGGGCAGTCCACCACCTCGCGACGCTCGTGGGCTACGGCGCTGGCGCGGTCAACCCGTATCTCGCCTATCAGACCATCGCGGATCTCACCGCGGGGGCTGACGGCGCGGCGCGCGAGGAAGCCGTCGCGTCGTACGTCGGTGCGCTCGAAGACGGCCTGCTGAAGACGATGTCGAAGATGGGGATTTCCACCGTCCAGAGCTACCAGGGAGCGCAGATCTTCGAGGCCGTCGGGCTGGAGTCGGACTTCGTCACCGAATACTTCGAGGGCACTACCGCCCGGACCGAGGGGATCGGGATCGACGAGATCGAGACGGACCTCCACGATCGCCACGCGATCGCGTTCGGCGACGATCCCGACATCGAGCGCCAGGGCGAGTACGAACACCGCTCGGACGGGATCTTCCACGAGTGGAACCCCCAATCCGTCGGCGCGCTCCAGCAGGCCGTCCGGCGGGGTGACTACGAGCAGTATCAGGAGTTCGCTCGGCTGATGAACGACCAGAACGAGGAGCTCCAGACGCTCCGGGGCCTGCTCGAATTCGACAGTTCCCGGGAATCGATCCCGATCGAGGACGTCGAGCCGGTCCACGAGATCGTCGAGCGGTTCTCGACGGCGGCGATGAGCCTCGGGAGCCTCTCGCCCGAGATGCACGAGACGAACTCGATCGCGATGAACAGGCTGGGCGCGAAATCGAACACCGGTGAGGGTGGCGAGCCGCCCGAACGGTTCGGCACCGAGAAGGAGTGCACCGTCAAACAGGTCGCGTCGGGCCGGTTCGGCGTCACCTCGGAGTATCTCTCCTCAGCCGACGAGCTCCAGATCAAGATGGCACAGGGGAGCAAGCCGGGCGAGGGCGGCCACCTTCCCGGGAAGAAGGTCAACGAGATGATCGCGCACGTCCGGTACGCCACGCCCGGTGTGGGGTTGATCTCGCCGCCGCCGCTCCACGACATCTACTCGATCGAGGACCTGAAACAGCTGATCCACGACCTGAAGGCCGCCAATCCGGCGGCCGACATCAACGTCAAACTCGTGAGCGAGGCGGGGATCGGCACGATCGCAGCCGGTGTGGCGAAGGCCAACGCCGACGTCGTCCACATCTCGGGCCACTCCGGCGGGACGGGCGCGAGCCCCCGCACCTCGATCAAGAACGCGGGACTGCCGTGGGAGCTCGGACTCGCCGAGGCGAACCAGCTCCTCCGCGAGACCAGGCTCCGCTCGCGTATCCGCGTCTCGGCCGACGGTGGGATGAAGACCGGGCGGGACGTCGCGGTCGCGGCGCTGCTGGGGGCCGAGGAGTACATCTTCGGGACCGCCTCCCTCGTGACCTCGGGCTGTGTGATGGCCCGCCAGTGCCACGAGAACACCTGTCCTGTCGGCGTGGCGACCCAGCGCGAGGAACTTCGGGAACGGTTCCCCGGCGAGCCCGAACACGTCGTGAACTACATGACGTTCATCGCCCAGGAGCTCCGCGAGATCATGGCCGAACTCGGTTTCGAGACCGTCGAGGAGATGGTCGGCCGGCCTGGCGTCCTCCGCCAGCGCGACGACGTCACCCAGGAGAAGGCCAAGAAGCTCGATCTCTCCGCGGTGCTCGCCGAGCCGTGGGCCGACGGCGACGCGAGCGGGGAGGGAGAGGGGAGCAGTGACGAGCAGCGGACCAAGACCAGAGAGCAGAACCACGAGATCGACGACCAGCTCGACAACGAACTGATCGCCGACGCCGAGCCGGCGATCGAGCGCGGCGAATCCATCCACCTCGACCGGGAGATCTCGAACGTCGATCGCGCGGTCGGTGCGACCCTCTCGAACGAGATCTCGAAGCGCCACGGCGGCGACGGGCTCGACGAGAACTCCATTACTGTGGACTTCGACGGCGTCGCGGGCCAGAGCTTCGGGGCTTTCCTCGCGGCAGGCGTCACGCTGAACCTGACCGGGACCGCGAACGACTACGTCGGCAAGGGGCTCTCGGGCGGGAAGCTCGTCGTCAACACGCCCGAACGCGCCCCCTACGAGCCCGAGAAGAACGTCCTGATCGGCAACGTCGCGCTCTACGGTGCGACCCAGGGCGAGGTGTACGTCAACGGGAAGGCGGGTGAGCGGTTCGCGGTCCGAAACTCCGGGGTGAAAGGGGTCGTCGAGTCGGTCGGCGATCACGGCTGTGAGTACATGACCGGCGGCGCGATCGCGGTGCTCGGCGAGACGGGGAAGAACTTCGCCGCCGGAATGTCCGGCGGGGTCGCGTACGTCCTCGACCGCGAGGGCGACTTCGAGTCCTCGGTCAACCACGGGATGGTGAGCACCACTCGGGAGCTGGAGGACAAGGACCGAGAGATGCTCCGTCGCCTCGTCGCAAACCACGTCGCCTACACCGGCTCGGATCGCGGCGAGTACGTCCTTGACAACTGGGAGACGGAGTTGGAGCACGTCGTGAAGGTGATGCCCGACGCCTACGCCGAGGTCATCGAAGAGCGCGAGAGCGCCGACGTCCGCACGCAGCCGCCCGCTCACGCGACGACCGCGGGCAGTGAGCGGCCGGTCGTCGAAGGCGGGGCGGACTGA
- a CDS encoding ABC transporter ATP-binding protein, with protein sequence MSSDHALDAEYIEQRRESIDHPLLRLFVEFGRGSRRWFVVGVLSSTLARFLSLVPPVLLGVAIDALFENTTAFTLPYVPTAWLPETTAAQFWFAVAVMAVAMVGAAVLNFVRQSTLNLFSHRVKHEVRTASYQRMQRLDMEFFNETQTGELMSILSNDTNRLEQFLDSMMGEAIQLGVLILGTAAILTAINPQLAAVTLAVIPVAGAFTYWFMRVAEERYADVRSSVGDLNSRLENNLGGIEVIKSSNTEGYEDERVREHSYRYFRLDWLALRLNFIYRPGLEALISISFVLTFVVGGLWVVDGTAPGPLTGSLTAGDLVTFLLLTQRLVEPLSQMGTIVDRYEDAKASTKRILGLMSIPVSIENAPDATALDTVEGRVEYDDASFGYDDERVLHDIDFTAEPGDTVGLVGPTGAGKTTVLKLLLRLYDVDEGSIRVDGHDIRDLTLESLRGAIGYVGQENFLFDGTVRENIRYGRFDADDAAVVEAAKRAEAHEFIANLPEGYDTDIGERGVKLSGGQRQRVAIARTILQDPAILIFDEATSAVDTETELLIQRSIDELAADRTTFAIAHRLSTVRDADRILVLDDGRIAERGTHDELIEEDGLYANLWRVQAGEIGDLPKEFVARASERIAQQTPDSAGTD encoded by the coding sequence GTGAGTTCGGACCACGCCCTCGACGCCGAGTACATCGAACAGCGACGCGAGTCGATCGATCACCCGCTTCTCAGACTGTTCGTCGAGTTCGGCCGGGGCAGCCGCCGGTGGTTCGTCGTCGGCGTGCTGTCGAGCACGCTCGCCCGATTCCTCTCGCTGGTCCCGCCAGTGCTCCTCGGGGTCGCGATCGACGCGCTCTTCGAGAACACCACCGCGTTCACGCTGCCGTACGTCCCGACGGCGTGGCTGCCCGAGACCACGGCGGCCCAGTTCTGGTTCGCGGTCGCCGTGATGGCGGTCGCGATGGTCGGGGCCGCCGTATTGAACTTCGTCCGCCAGTCCACGCTCAACCTCTTCTCTCACCGGGTCAAACACGAGGTCCGGACCGCGAGCTACCAGCGGATGCAGCGCCTCGACATGGAGTTCTTCAACGAGACCCAGACCGGCGAGCTGATGAGCATTCTCTCGAACGACACCAACAGGCTGGAGCAGTTCCTCGACTCGATGATGGGCGAGGCGATCCAGCTCGGGGTGCTCATTCTGGGGACGGCCGCGATCCTGACCGCGATCAACCCCCAGCTCGCGGCGGTCACGCTCGCCGTGATCCCGGTCGCCGGGGCGTTCACCTACTGGTTCATGCGCGTCGCGGAGGAGCGCTACGCCGACGTCCGTTCGTCGGTCGGCGACCTGAACAGCCGGCTGGAGAACAACCTCGGCGGGATCGAGGTCATCAAGTCCTCGAACACCGAAGGCTACGAGGACGAGCGGGTGCGCGAGCACTCGTATCGGTATTTCCGGCTCGACTGGCTCGCGCTTCGACTCAACTTCATCTACCGGCCCGGGCTGGAGGCGCTGATCTCGATCTCGTTCGTGCTCACCTTCGTCGTCGGTGGCCTCTGGGTCGTCGACGGTACGGCCCCCGGTCCCCTCACGGGATCGCTAACCGCCGGCGATCTCGTCACCTTCCTGCTCCTGACCCAGCGCCTCGTCGAGCCACTCTCGCAGATGGGGACCATCGTCGACCGCTACGAGGACGCCAAAGCCTCCACCAAGCGTATCCTCGGGCTGATGTCGATTCCCGTTTCGATCGAGAACGCGCCCGACGCGACCGCACTCGATACCGTGGAGGGCCGTGTCGAGTACGATGACGCCTCCTTCGGCTACGACGACGAGCGCGTGCTCCACGACATCGATTTCACCGCCGAGCCTGGCGACACCGTCGGCCTCGTCGGCCCGACCGGTGCGGGCAAAACAACCGTTCTGAAGCTGCTCCTCCGGCTGTACGACGTCGACGAGGGATCGATCCGGGTCGACGGCCACGACATCCGGGACCTGACGCTCGAAAGCCTCCGCGGGGCGATCGGCTACGTCGGCCAGGAGAACTTCCTGTTCGACGGCACGGTGCGGGAGAACATCCGCTACGGGCGGTTCGACGCCGACGACGCGGCGGTGGTCGAGGCCGCAAAGCGCGCGGAGGCCCACGAGTTCATCGCCAACCTCCCCGAGGGGTACGACACCGACATCGGCGAGCGCGGCGTGAAACTCTCCGGCGGCCAGCGTCAGCGCGTCGCGATCGCGCGGACTATCCTCCAGGATCCCGCCATTCTGATCTTCGACGAGGCGACCTCGGCGGTCGACACCGAAACCGAGCTCTTGATCCAGCGCTCGATCGACGAGCTCGCCGCCGACCGGACGACGTTCGCGATCGCCCACCGACTCTCGACGGTGCGCGACGCCGATCGGATCCTCGTGCTCGACGACGGTCGGATCGCCGAACGCGGTACTCACGACGAACTGATCGAAGAAGACGGGCTATACGCCAACCTCTGGCGGGTCCAGGCCGGCGAGATCGGCGATCTCCCGAAGGAGTTCGTCGCGCGCGCGAGCGAGCGGATCGCCCAGCAGACGCCCGACAGCGCCGGGACCGACTGA
- a CDS encoding DUF4396 domain-containing protein → MSLESSLQSVLTNPTYLSVWVAIVAASLAVLVWDVRSNNDEMAPLMKFVWGLTVLYSGPLGLGMYWYSGRAQISHDSLWRKGSRSVAHCYSGCGAGEVIGVTLAAGLLALGTSLVIVVTFTFAYAMGYALTVGPLMQEGVGFGEAAKDALLTETPSITLMEIAAIGTDVWLAGEAHIGEVLFWSGLVFSLTIGLLVAYPINVYLVHRGVKGGMQDPTERRQAA, encoded by the coding sequence ATGAGTCTCGAAAGTTCCCTCCAGAGCGTCTTGACGAACCCGACGTACCTCTCCGTTTGGGTGGCGATCGTCGCCGCGTCGCTCGCCGTGTTGGTGTGGGACGTCAGGAGCAACAACGACGAGATGGCCCCGCTGATGAAGTTCGTGTGGGGTCTCACGGTGCTTTACTCCGGACCACTGGGTCTCGGGATGTACTGGTACTCGGGCCGGGCGCAGATCAGCCACGACTCGCTCTGGCGGAAGGGAAGTCGGTCGGTCGCACACTGCTACTCGGGGTGTGGCGCTGGCGAGGTCATTGGCGTCACGCTCGCGGCGGGCCTCCTCGCGCTCGGGACGTCGCTCGTGATCGTCGTCACCTTCACGTTCGCCTACGCGATGGGGTACGCTCTCACCGTCGGTCCGCTGATGCAGGAGGGTGTCGGATTCGGTGAGGCCGCGAAGGACGCTCTGCTGACCGAGACGCCGTCGATCACGCTGATGGAGATCGCCGCCATCGGGACCGACGTCTGGCTTGCCGGCGAGGCCCATATCGGCGAGGTGTTGTTCTGGTCGGGGCTGGTCTTCTCGCTCACGATCGGCCTGCTCGTCGCCTACCCGATCAACGTCTATCTCGTCCACCGCGGCGTCAAGGGTGGGATGCAGGACCCGACAGAACGGCGACAGGCGGCATAA
- a CDS encoding NAD-dependent epimerase/dehydratase family protein, whose amino-acid sequence MPHAMIIGGTRFIGRHTVRELLDNEYDVTVFNRGNHENPFADEEAVAHVAGDRTNENAVERAAREVDPDIVIDCVAYHPSEVRHATRVFADCEAYVVISSGSAYGDEEIPKREDTTALHDCTDEQATDDSMDSYGPRKAEIDRAVAAAADEGVNAMSVRPPVVYGPHDYTERFDYWIDRVLNHDRVIVPGDGDCLWHLVFAPDVASGLVTVAEEGKPGETYNVGDRRLPVLSEWVELIADALDTDIEIVAANERELAAAELAPDDFPIYRSYPHVLSTAKIAELGWEATPIETALERTVEAHQASDRTGRENGPDREAEERVLSVLDTL is encoded by the coding sequence ATGCCTCACGCCATGATCATCGGCGGCACGCGCTTCATCGGCCGCCACACGGTCCGGGAGCTACTCGACAACGAGTACGACGTCACGGTGTTCAACCGCGGGAACCACGAGAACCCGTTCGCTGATGAGGAGGCCGTCGCGCACGTCGCGGGCGACCGGACGAACGAGAACGCAGTCGAACGCGCCGCCCGCGAGGTCGATCCAGACATCGTGATCGACTGCGTGGCTTACCATCCCAGCGAGGTGCGCCACGCGACCAGGGTGTTCGCCGACTGTGAAGCCTACGTCGTGATTTCGAGCGGGTCGGCCTACGGCGACGAGGAGATCCCGAAACGCGAGGACACGACCGCGCTTCACGACTGCACCGACGAGCAGGCGACCGACGACTCGATGGACAGCTACGGCCCCCGGAAGGCCGAGATCGATCGCGCGGTCGCCGCGGCCGCCGACGAGGGCGTGAACGCGATGAGCGTCCGGCCGCCCGTGGTCTACGGCCCACACGACTACACCGAACGGTTCGACTACTGGATCGATCGAGTCCTCAATCACGACCGCGTGATCGTCCCCGGCGATGGCGACTGCCTCTGGCATCTCGTCTTCGCACCCGACGTGGCAAGTGGATTAGTAACCGTGGCCGAGGAGGGCAAACCAGGCGAGACGTACAACGTCGGCGATCGCCGGCTGCCCGTCCTCTCCGAGTGGGTCGAGCTGATCGCCGACGCCCTCGACACCGATATCGAGATCGTGGCGGCGAACGAGCGCGAACTCGCCGCGGCGGAGCTCGCGCCCGACGATTTCCCGATCTACCGTTCGTATCCCCACGTGCTCTCGACTGCGAAGATCGCGGAGCTTGGCTGGGAAGCGACGCCGATCGAGACGGCGCTCGAACGCACAGTCGAAGCTCACCAAGCGAGCGATCGCACCGGCCGTGAGAACGGCCCCGACCGAGAAGCCGAGGAGCGCGTGCTCTCGGTGTTGGATACGCTCTGA